A genomic window from Sphingobacterium spiritivorum includes:
- a CDS encoding TM2 domain-containing protein — MDAQRVDSYLITQVKFFSPQHLNLLREQMLQMDESRFVQIQMLSFNDPTITLLISIFAGSFGIDRFIIGDTGLGIGKLLTCGGLGIWTIIDWFLIMDATKEKNFRKIAALL, encoded by the coding sequence ATGGATGCACAAAGAGTGGACAGTTATTTAATAACTCAGGTCAAATTTTTCTCACCTCAACATCTTAATCTGTTGAGAGAGCAAATGCTGCAAATGGATGAGAGTCGTTTTGTACAAATACAGATGCTGTCCTTCAACGATCCAACGATTACCCTGTTGATCTCGATCTTTGCAGGTTCATTTGGTATAGATCGTTTCATTATCGGAGATACAGGTCTCGGAATCGGAAAGTTATTGACATGTGGAGGTCTGGGTATCTGGACAATCATTGACTGGTTCCTGATTATGGATGCTACGAAAGAAAAGAATTTTAGAAAAATAGCAGCTTTGCTATAG
- a CDS encoding pirin family protein has product MQKTIHRAEKRGHADFGWLKSYHSFSFGQYYNPDNIHFGALRVLNDDHVAAGQGFGRHPHDNMEIVSIPLSGTLAHSDSMGHGKDIQTGDVQIMSAGTGIQHSEFNGSKTDDVKFLQIWIIPKEADIEPRYDQKSYAHLDKENKWITIVSPDEADANAVWINQDSWFNLADLQKGNTLAYHLHSQTNGIYLFVLEGNVSVGGEQLGRRDAIGIHDSANISIEADADAQLLLIEVPMF; this is encoded by the coding sequence ATGCAAAAAACAATCCATCGTGCAGAAAAACGCGGTCATGCAGACTTCGGATGGTTAAAAAGCTATCATTCTTTTAGTTTCGGACAATATTACAACCCGGACAATATCCATTTCGGTGCACTACGTGTGTTGAATGATGATCATGTAGCAGCAGGCCAGGGATTTGGCCGCCATCCGCATGACAATATGGAGATTGTAAGTATCCCGCTATCAGGCACACTGGCTCACAGCGACAGCATGGGTCATGGAAAAGATATACAGACCGGAGATGTACAGATCATGAGTGCCGGCACAGGTATTCAGCATTCCGAATTCAACGGAAGTAAAACAGATGACGTAAAATTTTTACAAATCTGGATTATACCTAAAGAAGCGGATATCGAACCGAGATACGATCAAAAATCATATGCTCATCTTGACAAAGAGAATAAATGGATTACCATTGTCTCTCCAGATGAAGCAGATGCAAATGCTGTATGGATAAATCAGGATTCCTGGTTCAATCTTGCTGATCTGCAAAAAGGAAATACTTTAGCCTATCATTTACACAGTCAGACAAATGGCATTTATCTCTTTGTTTTGGAAGGAAATGTTTCAGTCGGAGGAGAACAGCTTGGCCGCAGAGACGCAATAGGAATACACGACTCAGCTAATATCAGTATAGAAGCAGATGCAGACGCACAACTTCTCCTGATAGAAGTACCTATGTTTTAA
- a CDS encoding aldehyde dehydrogenase family protein has translation MAEATCTPLAHISSLYSRQLDYKEKTRQLSVEQRISLIRSLGEQIENNHAAITKALHLDFRKNTFETDYTEIYVVQSTIRHICRNLKRWAQNQKVKNNLMYITTHSYLQYEPKGNSLIITPWNYPFQIPLMQTISSIAAGNTVMLKLSEYVPHTNVIVEKIIRSVFQQEHVAVINGQAEETTHLLNLKFDHIHFTGSPKVGKIVMQAASAHLSDITLELGGKSPVFIDKDVNLRQIVRNLIWGKFVNAGQTCIAPDYVLIDKKLKDTFEKIVPEEVVKAFGTSADQSPDLARIINDRQFDRLDAALKQAVEAGARILAGGETNKTSLYIAPTVVTDMPADSSLMTEEIFGPILPVVYYENVDEALTLVSRKEKPLALYIFSNNRHYTDTILRNTTAGSTAVNDMLIQYMHPNLPFGGVNHSGIGQSFGQYGFKSFSHERTVVSGSKKIPLSQVFWYPYTAKTIKLFNFIKRFL, from the coding sequence ATGGCAGAAGCGACCTGTACACCTTTAGCACACATATCTTCTCTCTACTCCAGACAACTGGACTACAAGGAAAAAACCAGACAGCTGTCCGTAGAGCAACGCATTTCCCTTATTCGCAGTTTGGGTGAACAAATAGAAAACAATCACGCTGCAATTACGAAAGCTCTACACCTGGATTTCAGAAAGAATACCTTTGAAACAGATTATACCGAAATTTACGTTGTCCAATCTACGATAAGACATATCTGCAGGAATCTAAAAAGATGGGCTCAAAACCAAAAGGTAAAGAACAACCTGATGTATATCACGACACACTCCTACCTCCAATATGAGCCAAAGGGTAATTCTCTTATTATTACGCCCTGGAACTATCCGTTTCAGATTCCGCTGATGCAAACAATCAGCAGTATAGCTGCCGGTAATACTGTTATGCTGAAGTTATCCGAATACGTTCCCCATACCAATGTGATAGTAGAAAAAATTATCCGCTCTGTATTTCAACAGGAGCATGTTGCCGTTATTAACGGACAAGCTGAAGAAACTACACATTTACTAAATCTCAAATTTGACCATATTCATTTTACAGGTTCACCGAAGGTAGGTAAGATCGTGATGCAGGCTGCCTCTGCACACCTTTCAGATATAACATTAGAATTAGGCGGAAAATCACCTGTATTTATAGATAAAGATGTAAATCTGCGACAGATAGTACGAAATCTGATATGGGGCAAATTCGTAAATGCAGGACAAACCTGTATTGCCCCCGACTATGTACTTATAGACAAAAAACTGAAGGATACATTTGAAAAAATAGTACCGGAAGAAGTGGTAAAGGCTTTCGGAACATCTGCAGATCAATCGCCGGATCTGGCCCGTATCATCAATGACAGGCAATTTGACCGTCTGGATGCGGCTCTCAAACAAGCTGTTGAAGCAGGAGCCCGGATACTGGCAGGCGGTGAAACAAATAAGACATCGCTTTATATAGCTCCGACAGTAGTGACAGACATGCCCGCAGACAGCAGCTTAATGACAGAAGAAATCTTTGGTCCCATATTACCAGTGGTTTACTATGAAAATGTAGATGAAGCATTGACCCTTGTATCCCGAAAAGAAAAACCTCTGGCACTCTATATCTTCAGTAACAACAGGCATTATACGGATACGATTCTCAGGAATACAACTGCCGGCTCTACTGCAGTGAATGATATGCTGATTCAGTATATGCATCCCAATCTTCCGTTTGGCGGAGTCAATCATTCGGGAATAGGACAGTCCTTCGGACAATATGGTTTCAAATCCTTTTCACATGAAAGGACTGTAGTATCAGGCAGCAAAAAAATTCCGTTATCGCAGGTATTCTGGTATCCCTATACTGCAAAAACCATAAAGCTGTTCAATTTTATAAAACGCTTCCTGTAA
- the typA gene encoding translational GTPase TypA — protein sequence MQNIRNIAIIAHVDHGKTTLVDKILHFTNLFRDSENKGDLILDNNDLERERGITIVSKNVSVTYQGVKINVIDTPGHADFGGEVERVLKMADGVILLVDAFEGPMPQTRFVTQKALGLGLKPIVVVNKVDKENCRPDEVYENVFDLFFSLDANEEQLDFPVLYGSSKQGWMSTDWKEPKEDFTDLLDAILKHIPSAPVVEGTLQMQITSLDYSTFVGRIAVGRVARGMIKEGQPVSLVKRDGKIVKSRVKELYVFEGLGKARVTEVKSGDICAVVGIEGFDIGDTIADFENPEQLEVMHIDEPTMNMLFTINNSPFFGKEGKYVTSRHIHDRLQKELEKNLALRVVPTESPDAWLVYGRGILHLSVLIETMRREGYELQVGQPQVIVKEIDGVKCEPIEVMVVDVPAEVSGKVIELVTQRKGELLVMETKGEMQHLEFEIPSRGIIGLRNNVLTATAGEAVMAHRLKGYEPWRGTIPGRLHGVLISLDKGTTTAYSIDKLQDRGKFFVDPGVDIYEGQILGEHIRDNDLTINIVKGKQLTNMRASGTDDNTRIAPAIKFSLEESMEYIQADEYIEVTPESTRLRKIYLTENERKINAKKFQ from the coding sequence ATGCAGAATATCAGAAACATAGCGATCATCGCACACGTTGACCACGGTAAAACCACATTGGTTGACAAAATCTTACACTTTACCAATCTTTTCAGAGATTCGGAAAACAAAGGCGACTTAATTTTGGATAACAATGATCTGGAGCGCGAACGCGGTATCACCATTGTCTCTAAAAACGTTTCTGTTACCTATCAGGGTGTAAAAATCAATGTTATTGACACTCCTGGTCACGCCGATTTCGGAGGTGAAGTAGAGCGTGTACTTAAAATGGCTGACGGGGTTATCCTTTTGGTGGATGCGTTCGAAGGTCCGATGCCGCAAACACGTTTCGTGACGCAAAAGGCATTGGGATTAGGACTGAAACCAATTGTTGTTGTCAACAAAGTGGATAAAGAAAACTGTCGTCCGGATGAAGTATATGAAAATGTTTTTGACCTTTTCTTCAGTCTTGATGCAAATGAAGAGCAATTAGATTTCCCTGTACTTTACGGTTCATCTAAACAAGGATGGATGTCAACAGACTGGAAAGAACCTAAAGAAGATTTTACTGATCTTCTGGATGCTATTCTGAAACATATCCCGTCTGCTCCTGTAGTAGAAGGTACTTTACAAATGCAGATTACGTCTCTTGATTATTCTACTTTCGTAGGACGTATCGCAGTAGGACGTGTAGCGCGTGGTATGATCAAAGAAGGACAACCGGTATCGCTTGTGAAACGTGACGGTAAAATCGTAAAATCCCGTGTGAAAGAGTTGTATGTGTTTGAAGGATTAGGCAAAGCGAGAGTTACAGAAGTAAAATCAGGTGATATATGTGCTGTAGTTGGTATCGAAGGATTTGATATCGGTGATACTATCGCAGATTTTGAAAACCCGGAACAACTGGAGGTTATGCATATCGATGAGCCTACCATGAATATGTTGTTCACGATCAATAACTCTCCTTTCTTCGGTAAAGAAGGTAAATATGTGACTTCACGTCACATCCATGACCGTCTGCAGAAAGAATTGGAGAAAAATCTTGCACTACGTGTTGTTCCTACAGAATCTCCTGATGCCTGGTTAGTATATGGTCGTGGTATTCTTCACTTATCTGTATTGATCGAGACAATGCGTCGCGAAGGATACGAGCTTCAGGTAGGTCAGCCACAGGTTATCGTTAAAGAAATTGACGGTGTGAAGTGTGAGCCTATTGAAGTAATGGTTGTAGATGTTCCTGCTGAGGTGTCCGGTAAGGTAATCGAGTTGGTAACTCAACGTAAAGGTGAATTGTTAGTGATGGAGACAAAAGGAGAAATGCAGCATCTGGAATTCGAGATTCCCTCCCGCGGTATCATCGGTCTTCGTAACAACGTATTGACTGCAACAGCTGGTGAAGCTGTAATGGCTCACCGTCTGAAAGGTTATGAGCCTTGGAGAGGAACAATCCCTGGCCGTCTTCATGGTGTATTAATCTCTCTTGATAAAGGTACTACTACTGCATACTCTATCGATAAGCTGCAGGATCGTGGTAAATTCTTTGTAGATCCGGGAGTGGATATTTATGAAGGACAGATATTAGGAGAACACATCCGTGATAATGATTTGACTATCAATATCGTGAAAGGTAAGCAATTAACGAATATGCGTGCTTCAGGTACGGATGATAATACCCGTATTGCTCCTGCAATCAAATTCTCACTGGAAGAGTCTATGGAATATATCCAGGCTGACGAGTACATCGAGGTTACACCGGAAAGTACACGTCTGCGTAAGATCTACCTGACAGAGAATGAGCGTAAAATCAATGCGAAAAAATTCCAGTAA
- the kbl gene encoding glycine C-acetyltransferase — protein sequence MYKTLQPALQKEIAAIKEAGLYKEERIIVTPQGADIKVSTGAEVINFCANNYLGLSSHPKVIEAAKQAIDSHGYGMSSVRFICGTQDIHKELESKLSTFLGTEDTILYAAAFDANGGVFEPLFGAEDAIISDELNHASIIDGVRLCKAQRFRYKNADMADLEAQLQAASGARHKIIVTDGAFSMDGSVAPLDQICDLADKYEALVMIDESHCTGFIGKNGRGTHELYNVIDRVDIITGTLGKALGGASGGFTSGKKEIIDMLRQRSRPYLFSNTLAPAIAGASVAVLDMLSQTTELRDKLENNTKYFREQMTAAGFDIKPGFHPIVPVMLYDAKLAQEFATKMLEEGIYVIGFYYPVVPQGKARIRVQISAGHDRHHLDKAIAAFTKVGQELGVIK from the coding sequence ATGTATAAGACACTTCAACCTGCATTGCAGAAAGAGATCGCAGCCATTAAAGAAGCTGGTTTGTATAAAGAAGAACGTATTATCGTGACTCCACAGGGAGCCGATATTAAAGTAAGCACAGGTGCCGAAGTTATCAATTTCTGTGCAAACAATTATCTGGGGCTTTCTTCTCATCCCAAAGTGATTGAAGCGGCTAAGCAGGCTATCGATTCACATGGATACGGTATGTCGTCTGTACGTTTTATCTGTGGTACGCAGGATATTCATAAGGAATTAGAATCTAAACTTTCGACTTTTCTGGGAACAGAAGATACGATCTTATATGCAGCGGCATTTGATGCCAATGGCGGAGTATTTGAGCCTCTATTTGGTGCGGAAGATGCTATCATCTCTGATGAACTGAATCATGCTTCTATCATTGATGGAGTAAGATTGTGTAAAGCACAGCGTTTCCGTTATAAAAATGCGGATATGGCTGATCTGGAAGCACAGTTGCAGGCTGCTTCAGGAGCCCGTCACAAAATTATTGTGACTGACGGCGCGTTCTCTATGGACGGATCCGTAGCACCATTAGACCAGATCTGTGATCTTGCCGATAAATATGAAGCACTGGTGATGATTGATGAGTCGCATTGTACAGGTTTTATCGGTAAAAACGGCAGAGGTACACATGAATTATATAACGTGATTGACCGTGTGGATATCATTACCGGAACACTTGGAAAAGCATTGGGAGGAGCCAGCGGAGGCTTTACTTCCGGTAAAAAAGAAATCATAGATATGTTACGTCAGCGTTCCCGTCCGTATTTATTTTCAAATACACTGGCGCCGGCCATTGCAGGTGCTTCGGTGGCTGTACTGGACATGTTGAGCCAGACGACAGAGCTTCGTGACAAACTAGAGAATAACACCAAATATTTCCGTGAACAGATGACAGCTGCGGGCTTTGACATTAAGCCGGGATTTCATCCGATCGTGCCTGTAATGCTGTATGACGCTAAATTAGCACAGGAATTTGCAACAAAAATGCTGGAAGAGGGTATTTATGTGATCGGCTTTTATTATCCGGTTGTTCCTCAGGGAAAAGCCCGGATCAGAGTACAGATATCGGCCGGACATGATCGTCACCACCTGGACAAAGCTATTGCTGCGTTTACTAAAGTCGGTCAGGAATTGGGGGTTATAAAATAA